In Halopseudomonas nanhaiensis, a single window of DNA contains:
- a CDS encoding glutaredoxin family protein translates to MLQLTLFGTQACHLCEETLYMLQPLAGNDVAVREVDIVSDQTLLDRYQLRIPVLRREDTGEERDGPFTLAQLMDWLGDALGEEG, encoded by the coding sequence ATGCTGCAATTGACCCTGTTCGGTACCCAGGCCTGCCACCTCTGCGAGGAGACGCTGTACATGCTCCAGCCGCTGGCCGGCAACGATGTAGCCGTGCGCGAGGTGGACATCGTCAGCGATCAGACCCTGCTGGATCGTTATCAGTTGCGCATTCCGGTGCTGCGTCGTGAAGACACCGGCGAAGAACGTGACGGGCCGTTCACTCTGGCACAGCTGATGGACTGGCTGGGCGATGCATTGGGCGAGGAGGGCTGA
- a CDS encoding YcgN family cysteine cluster protein, translated as MAQRVTAFWKRKTLAEMDQGEWESLCDGCGLCCLQKLEDEDDPQAIYYTRIACKLLDRKSCQCSNYANRRQQVPDCIQLTPKDAEDFAWLPPTCGYRLVAEGEDLPPWHHLVSGDRQDVHRSGISQAGKMLAEDSVDEDDWEEHIIFRVG; from the coding sequence ATGGCGCAGCGCGTCACCGCATTCTGGAAGCGCAAGACCCTGGCGGAGATGGATCAGGGCGAGTGGGAGTCGCTGTGCGACGGCTGCGGACTGTGCTGTCTGCAGAAGCTGGAGGACGAGGACGATCCGCAGGCGATCTACTACACGCGGATTGCCTGCAAGCTGCTGGACCGCAAGAGCTGCCAGTGCAGCAACTACGCGAACAGGCGACAGCAAGTGCCTGATTGCATTCAGCTTACGCCTAAGGATGCTGAAGATTTTGCCTGGCTCCCGCCCACCTGCGGCTATCGCCTTGTGGCCGAGGGTGAGGACCTCCCGCCGTGGCACCACCTGGTCAGCGGCGACCGGCAGGATGTTCATCGCAGCGGGATTTCCCAGGCGGGGAAGATGTTGGCAGAGGATTCTGTCGACGAGGATGACTGGGAAGAGCACATCATCTTTCGGGTGGGGTAG
- a CDS encoding MlaA family lipoprotein — protein sequence MSNKQILTALALACVTVTATAQERSVPDYRDPLESLPIDRNDETEFQFERSSLKALDVHDPIEGFNRYVYRFNAEFDERVYIPVVRGYVKVTPRFVRSGVSNFFRNINDVPNLANSLAQGKVEKGMRTTARLLFNSTLGVLGLFDVAKKMGLPQEPEDFGQTMGFYGSPAGPYLVLPFVGPSTLRDTTGRVVDWGIHSGADPLHAAEFMEENPWTYPVYAVDLRYRTPFRYGALDTPFEYDQIRYLYIKLRELQISQ from the coding sequence ATGAGCAATAAACAGATTCTGACCGCCCTCGCTCTGGCTTGCGTGACCGTTACCGCGACCGCCCAGGAGCGGAGCGTTCCCGACTATCGCGACCCGCTGGAAAGCCTGCCGATCGACCGCAACGACGAGACGGAATTTCAGTTCGAGCGCTCCAGCCTCAAGGCACTGGACGTGCACGACCCGATTGAAGGCTTCAATCGCTACGTCTACCGCTTCAACGCCGAGTTCGACGAGCGCGTGTACATTCCGGTGGTACGTGGTTATGTGAAGGTCACACCGCGTTTCGTGCGTAGCGGTGTATCCAACTTCTTCCGCAACATCAACGACGTGCCCAACCTGGCGAACAGCCTGGCGCAGGGCAAGGTCGAGAAAGGCATGCGTACCACCGCGCGGTTGCTGTTCAACAGCACCCTGGGTGTACTGGGGCTGTTCGATGTCGCCAAGAAGATGGGGCTGCCGCAGGAGCCGGAGGACTTCGGTCAGACCATGGGGTTCTATGGTTCGCCGGCCGGACCCTATCTGGTGCTGCCTTTCGTGGGGCCTTCGACGCTGCGTGACACCACCGGGCGTGTGGTCGACTGGGGTATTCACAGCGGCGCTGATCCGCTGCATGCCGCCGAGTTCATGGAAGAAAACCCGTGGACCTATCCGGTGTACGCCGTCGATCTGCGCTACCGCACCCCGTTCCGCTATGGCGCGCTCGATACGCCCTTCGAGTACGACCAGATCCGCTATCTGTACATCAAGTTGCGGGAGTTGCAGATCAGTCAGTGA
- a CDS encoding serine/threonine protein kinase, whose protein sequence is MKRVVLGFSLLLATTWMQALSADDFSFRESNSFIATISGTPQQQMFPVSSEIDVQQEVLSVRVIPDRELPPIVSEYERLHFRLAWQDGPAPLMFLIAGTGSGFDTDRMDYFKRLYHDAGMHVIVLSSPSNYDFIAAASSSGLPGLGYLDARDLHTAMTRAVDKAREEHDIEITGYNLSGFSLGALHAAFVGELDSHLGQFNFDKIVLMNPPVDLFNSVKRLDRLAYTKIEGVEGGDSFYEHIFGKLSRYFAARGGIDAGAGLFYEIQESGEALTDEELALLIGAVFRFAAADLNFMADLISGGGQYAPPKEELGVGTSLTPYLRRALFCDFGCYMETQLWPDWQSRNAGLSVDDMAYRTSLQSIEGYLRGNEDIAVVTAADDFILGREDYYYLADLFGERAYLYPRGGHGGNLQHKDVVERMLAFVQGEADEQ, encoded by the coding sequence ATGAAGCGTGTTGTACTCGGTTTTAGCCTGCTGCTCGCCACCACGTGGATGCAGGCGTTGTCAGCGGACGATTTCTCCTTCCGCGAATCCAATTCCTTCATTGCCACCATTTCCGGAACACCCCAGCAACAGATGTTTCCGGTCTCCTCGGAAATCGACGTGCAGCAGGAGGTACTGTCGGTCAGGGTGATTCCCGATCGCGAGCTGCCGCCGATCGTTTCGGAATACGAGCGCCTGCATTTCCGCCTCGCCTGGCAGGACGGTCCGGCCCCGCTGATGTTCCTCATCGCCGGTACCGGCTCGGGCTTCGATACCGACCGCATGGATTACTTCAAGCGGCTCTACCATGATGCGGGCATGCATGTGATCGTGCTCTCCTCTCCGAGCAACTACGATTTCATCGCCGCCGCATCCAGCAGCGGGCTGCCGGGTCTGGGCTACCTCGACGCCCGTGACCTGCATACCGCGATGACGCGTGCGGTGGACAAGGCGCGTGAAGAACACGATATCGAAATCACCGGCTACAACCTCTCCGGCTTCAGCCTGGGCGCACTGCACGCGGCCTTCGTCGGCGAGCTGGACTCGCACCTGGGCCAGTTCAACTTCGACAAGATCGTGCTGATGAACCCGCCGGTCGACCTGTTCAACTCGGTCAAGCGCCTGGACCGCCTCGCCTATACCAAGATCGAAGGCGTTGAGGGTGGCGACAGTTTCTACGAACATATCTTCGGCAAGCTGTCGCGGTACTTCGCTGCGCGCGGCGGCATCGACGCCGGAGCCGGGCTGTTCTACGAAATCCAGGAATCGGGCGAGGCACTGACCGACGAAGAGCTGGCCCTGCTGATTGGCGCCGTGTTTCGCTTTGCCGCAGCCGACCTCAACTTCATGGCTGATCTGATTTCCGGTGGTGGTCAATACGCGCCACCGAAGGAGGAGCTCGGCGTGGGCACGTCGCTGACGCCCTATCTGCGGCGCGCGCTGTTCTGCGACTTCGGCTGCTACATGGAGACGCAGCTGTGGCCGGACTGGCAGTCGCGCAACGCGGGACTGTCGGTAGACGACATGGCCTATCGCACCAGCCTGCAGAGCATCGAGGGGTATCTGCGCGGTAACGAGGACATCGCGGTGGTCACCGCTGCGGACGACTTCATTCTGGGCCGCGAGGATTATTACTACCTGGCCGACCTGTTCGGCGAACGAGCCTATCTCTACCCACGCGGTGGGCATGGCGGCAACTTGCAGCACAAGGATGTCGTCGAGCGGATGCTGGCGTTCGTACAAGGAGAAGCCGATGAGCAATAA
- a CDS encoding DUF2061 domain-containing protein, translating into MTKTITFAVMHFSIAFGVVYAMTGSLLLGGAVALIEPAINTVAFYFHEKAWKRIENRRMARRNLLPPIFQA; encoded by the coding sequence GTGACCAAGACCATAACCTTCGCTGTCATGCACTTTTCCATCGCTTTCGGTGTCGTATACGCGATGACCGGAAGTTTGCTGCTCGGCGGGGCTGTCGCCTTGATCGAGCCGGCAATCAACACCGTGGCGTTCTACTTCCACGAGAAAGCGTGGAAGCGCATCGAGAACCGACGGATGGCGCGCAGGAATCTGTTGCCGCCCATCTTTCAGGCATGA
- a CDS encoding PA3496 family putative envelope integrity protein: MAKAKTEIELDDDDFVEEDDAPEADPSLNTKASLTKRRLIDNYLEERRLQKQLSDYDFDL, encoded by the coding sequence ATGGCCAAAGCAAAAACCGAGATCGAACTGGACGACGATGACTTTGTTGAAGAGGACGATGCGCCCGAAGCGGACCCGTCTCTCAACACCAAGGCCAGCCTCACCAAGCGCCGCCTCATCGATAACTACCTCGAAGAGCGTCGGCTGCAAAAGCAGCTTTCTGACTACGATTTCGACCTGTAA
- the nth gene encoding endonuclease III: protein MNKDKRYEIFRRLREDNPNPTTELEFNSPFELLVAVTLSAQATDVGVNKATRKLFPVANTPEAIYALGVDGLSEYIKTIGLYNSKARNVIAACKMLIDLHGSQVPEDRAALEALPGVGRKTANVVLNTAFGHPEMAVDTHIFRVSNRTNIAPGKNVVEVERKLLKFVPKEFLVDAHHWLILHGRYVCKARKPQCGSCRIEDLCEYRYKTSDEGL from the coding sequence ATGAACAAAGACAAACGCTACGAGATCTTCCGCCGGCTGCGCGAAGACAACCCCAACCCCACCACTGAACTTGAATTCAACAGCCCGTTCGAGCTGCTGGTGGCGGTCACCCTCTCGGCGCAGGCGACCGACGTGGGCGTCAACAAGGCCACGCGCAAGCTGTTCCCGGTCGCCAATACGCCAGAGGCGATCTATGCCCTCGGGGTGGACGGCCTCTCCGAGTACATCAAGACCATCGGCCTGTACAACAGCAAGGCCCGCAACGTGATTGCGGCCTGCAAGATGCTCATCGACCTGCACGGCAGCCAGGTGCCGGAAGACCGTGCGGCGCTCGAAGCTCTGCCCGGCGTCGGCCGCAAGACCGCCAACGTGGTGCTCAACACCGCCTTCGGCCACCCCGAGATGGCGGTCGATACGCACATCTTCCGCGTGAGCAACCGCACCAATATTGCCCCCGGCAAGAACGTGGTCGAAGTGGAGCGAAAGCTGCTCAAGTTCGTGCCGAAGGAGTTCCTTGTCGACGCCCATCACTGGCTGATTCTGCATGGCCGTTACGTATGCAAGGCACGCAAGCCTCAGTGCGGCAGCTGCCGGATTGAAGACCTGTGTGAATACCGCTACAAGACCAGTGATGAAGGTCTGTGA
- a CDS encoding electron transport complex subunit E, giving the protein MASTKFTDITADGLWHNNPGLVQLLGLCPLLGVSSTAVNALGLGIATILVLTGSNLAVSLIRSAVTDAVRLPAFVMIIAALTTCIELLMQAFTFELYQILGIFIPLIVTNCAILGRADAYASKNPILPSLTDGFMMGLGFALVLLVLGMLRELIGFGRLFGGMELLLGPMAANWEVVVFPNYKEVLFVILPPGAFVFMGLLIAVKNMIDTHVKERAAAAAAKPVGGSKRVRVTGTIS; this is encoded by the coding sequence GTGGCCAGTACTAAGTTCACCGACATAACCGCCGACGGCCTGTGGCATAACAACCCCGGGCTGGTGCAGCTGCTCGGCCTGTGTCCTCTGCTGGGCGTGAGCAGCACCGCGGTCAATGCGCTGGGCCTGGGCATTGCGACCATTCTGGTGCTGACCGGCTCGAACCTGGCGGTATCGCTGATTCGCAGTGCGGTGACCGATGCCGTGCGCCTGCCCGCCTTCGTGATGATCATCGCGGCGCTGACCACTTGTATCGAATTGCTGATGCAGGCCTTTACCTTCGAGCTGTATCAGATTCTGGGTATCTTCATTCCGCTGATCGTGACCAACTGCGCGATTCTCGGCCGGGCCGATGCCTATGCCTCGAAGAACCCGATCCTGCCGTCGTTGACCGATGGATTCATGATGGGACTGGGGTTCGCCCTGGTGTTGCTGGTGCTGGGCATGTTGCGCGAGCTGATCGGGTTCGGGCGGTTGTTTGGCGGGATGGAACTGCTGCTCGGGCCGATGGCGGCGAATTGGGAAGTGGTGGTGTTCCCGAACTACAAGGAAGTGCTGTTCGTGATTCTGCCGCCGGGGGCGTTCGTTTTCATGGGGTTGCTGATCGCGGTAAAGAACATGATCGATACCCATGTGAAGGAACGGGCCGCCGCCGCTGCGGCCAAGCCGGTGGGCGGGTCCAAGCGGGTGCGCGTGACCGGGACGATCAGCTGA
- the rsxG gene encoding electron transport complex subunit RsxG, whose translation MENPITAGGSVLRNSLILGVFAMVTVGLIAFTQQGTAGRIAEEQRKAQMSALTEILPHAEHDNDLLDDTFVVEDQEYLHLPRPSQAYRGRENGEVVAVILPVVAPDGYSGRIDMLVGIRANGEVAGVRVLNHRETPGLGDKIERAKNDWILTFNGKSLSMPEPEGWAVKKDGGTFDSFTGATITPRAVVQAVYRALQYFDENRAQLLQLEQEPTSGQY comes from the coding sequence ATGGAAAACCCGATCACAGCCGGCGGTTCAGTCCTGCGCAACAGCCTGATACTTGGTGTGTTCGCCATGGTCACGGTGGGATTGATCGCCTTCACCCAGCAGGGCACCGCCGGGCGCATCGCGGAAGAACAGCGCAAGGCGCAGATGAGCGCGTTGACCGAAATTCTGCCGCATGCCGAACATGACAATGATCTGCTGGACGACACCTTCGTGGTCGAAGACCAGGAGTATCTGCACCTGCCCCGTCCTTCCCAGGCCTATCGTGGCCGGGAGAATGGCGAGGTGGTCGCGGTAATCCTGCCGGTGGTTGCGCCGGACGGGTACAGCGGGCGTATCGATATGCTGGTAGGGATTCGTGCCAATGGTGAGGTTGCCGGTGTGCGGGTGCTCAACCACCGCGAAACACCCGGCCTGGGCGACAAGATCGAGCGCGCCAAGAACGACTGGATTCTGACCTTCAATGGCAAGAGCCTGAGCATGCCCGAGCCGGAAGGCTGGGCAGTGAAGAAGGATGGCGGTACGTTCGACTCCTTCACCGGCGCGACCATCACCCCCCGCGCTGTGGTGCAGGCGGTGTATCGTGCCCTGCAATACTTCGACGAAAACCGTGCCCAGCTGCTGCAGCTGGAACAGGAGCCGACCAGTGGCCAGTACTAA
- the rsxD gene encoding electron transport complex subunit RsxD, with the protein MALVRITSPHARGNNRTQTIMLWVLGATLPGVAVMTWLFGIGTLINIVLASVFALLSEALILKLRKRPVSFFLSDGSALVTAWLLALALPPYVPWWLVLVATAVAIIFGKQLYGGLGQNPFNPAMIGYAVVLISFPVEMTTWPIARGAEALADLSATLPSINEALQRVFGSGQPIDAWAVATPLDILKNNKALTIAELEAARPVFGAFGGFGWEWVNLAYLVGGLVLVYKRIISWHAPAGMLGALFVMSLLFWGGSGSNSNGSPLFHLFSGAAMFGAFFIVTDPVSGATSKLGRIVFGAGVGILVYVIRAWGGYPDAVAFGVLLMNLAAPTIDYYTTPRTYGHSKAPRGMGKAD; encoded by the coding sequence ATGGCGCTGGTTCGCATCACCTCGCCACACGCGCGAGGCAATAACCGCACGCAGACCATCATGCTCTGGGTTCTCGGCGCGACGCTGCCGGGCGTGGCGGTGATGACCTGGCTGTTCGGCATCGGCACGCTGATCAACATCGTGTTGGCGAGCGTGTTCGCCCTCCTCAGCGAGGCGCTGATTCTCAAGCTGCGCAAGCGGCCGGTGAGCTTCTTTCTGAGTGACGGCAGCGCGCTGGTCACCGCCTGGCTGCTGGCACTGGCACTGCCACCCTACGTGCCGTGGTGGCTGGTGCTGGTGGCGACTGCGGTGGCGATCATCTTTGGCAAGCAGCTGTATGGCGGGCTGGGGCAGAACCCGTTCAATCCGGCAATGATCGGCTATGCGGTGGTGCTGATCTCCTTCCCGGTCGAGATGACCACCTGGCCGATCGCCCGTGGTGCCGAGGCGCTGGCGGACCTGTCCGCGACCCTGCCCTCCATCAACGAGGCACTGCAGCGGGTGTTCGGTAGCGGACAGCCGATCGATGCCTGGGCCGTGGCCACGCCGCTGGACATTCTCAAGAACAACAAAGCGCTGACCATCGCCGAGCTGGAAGCGGCGCGTCCGGTATTCGGCGCGTTTGGTGGCTTCGGCTGGGAGTGGGTCAACCTGGCGTATCTGGTCGGCGGATTGGTGCTGGTCTACAAGCGCATCATCAGCTGGCATGCACCAGCCGGCATGCTCGGCGCGCTGTTCGTCATGAGCCTGCTGTTCTGGGGCGGCTCGGGGTCGAATTCCAACGGTTCGCCGCTGTTTCATCTGTTCAGCGGTGCGGCGATGTTCGGTGCGTTCTTTATCGTCACCGACCCTGTCTCCGGGGCGACCAGCAAGCTGGGGCGTATCGTCTTCGGTGCCGGCGTCGGCATCCTGGTGTACGTGATTCGCGCCTGGGGCGGCTATCCGGATGCGGTCGCCTTCGGCGTGCTGCTGATGAACCTGGCCGCACCGACCATCGACTATTACACCACCCCGCGCACCTACGGTCACAGCAAGGCGCCGCGTGGCATGGGCAAGGCGGACTGA
- the rsxC gene encoding electron transport complex subunit RsxC, translating into MQAAPIRIWDIPGGIHPDEHKTESTQRGLEVAPMPSRLILPLQQHIGARAEPVVQVGDAVLKGQLIAEASGMVSCPLHAPTSGIVTAIGPAPYPHASGLEEWAITIEPDGKDQWTELDPVADYRALEPATLTEIIREAGIAGLGGAGFPTAAKLRARPEQKIHTLIINGTECEPYITADDTAMRYKAPEIVAGIEILAHILQPDTVLIGIEDNKPEAIEAMRAACAGKAMQVVSFPTKYPSGGEKQLIQILTGKEVPSGGLPADIGMVCQNIGTMIAVHDAVLLGQPLVKRITTLTGAALQRPTNVEALIGTPIHELLAFAGLQADKLYRLVMGGPMMGFTLQSMDAPIVKTTNCLLAGTLEELPPPPVAQPCIRCGFCSEVCPANLLPQQLHWFALGKEYEQLNRLNLFDCIECGACSYVCPSSIPLVQYYRASKAEIRALDLQAHKADHSKQRFEQRQARLQREAEQKELERQQRAEKAARLKAAKEAEAAKSAEASPASAPDVERVEAQKPSGLSPEQKQLKIAAATAQMALKKAQKQIAANPDNVDLQAQIPVLEQAWKDAQAAFDAAAGDTSVKPTPPPAAAPADDEAKRLKIEAAMARAALKKAERAAGDTPTEEQEKEIYALREQVAVAEARLPKDEPAKKPVDENLKKAKVELAMAKAELKKAEKALEANPDDAELQQSIEPLRQRQLDALRALEQAEASSPVPPPERQLVDKKPVDETLRQLKTDMATAKAAFKKAEREVQDARDNGGDIDAAEAHLLNTREALDKAAKAFAEYMSAKETR; encoded by the coding sequence ATGCAAGCCGCTCCCATCCGTATCTGGGATATTCCAGGCGGCATCCACCCGGACGAACACAAGACCGAGTCGACCCAGCGCGGACTGGAAGTCGCGCCCATGCCGAGCCGGTTGATCCTGCCGTTGCAGCAGCATATCGGCGCGCGTGCCGAGCCGGTGGTGCAGGTGGGCGATGCGGTGCTCAAGGGTCAATTGATCGCCGAAGCCAGCGGGATGGTCAGCTGTCCGCTGCATGCGCCGACTTCCGGCATTGTGACGGCGATTGGCCCGGCGCCCTACCCGCATGCATCGGGACTGGAAGAATGGGCGATCACGATCGAGCCGGACGGCAAGGATCAGTGGACCGAGCTCGACCCGGTCGCCGATTACCGTGCGCTGGAGCCGGCCACACTGACCGAGATCATCCGCGAGGCCGGTATCGCCGGGCTGGGTGGTGCGGGCTTTCCGACGGCGGCCAAGCTGCGCGCCCGGCCCGAGCAGAAGATTCATACGCTGATCATCAACGGCACCGAGTGCGAACCGTATATCACTGCTGACGACACGGCTATGCGCTACAAGGCGCCCGAGATCGTCGCCGGTATCGAGATTCTTGCGCACATTCTGCAGCCGGACACGGTGCTGATCGGCATCGAGGACAACAAGCCCGAAGCCATCGAAGCGATGCGCGCCGCCTGCGCAGGCAAGGCGATGCAGGTGGTGTCGTTCCCGACCAAATACCCCAGCGGCGGCGAGAAGCAGCTGATCCAGATTCTTACCGGCAAGGAAGTGCCCAGCGGCGGGCTGCCGGCGGATATCGGCATGGTCTGCCAGAACATCGGCACCATGATCGCGGTACACGACGCCGTGCTGCTCGGCCAGCCGCTGGTCAAGCGCATCACCACGCTGACCGGCGCCGCGCTACAACGCCCGACCAACGTCGAGGCGCTGATCGGCACGCCGATTCATGAACTGTTGGCCTTCGCCGGGTTGCAGGCGGACAAGCTGTATCGCCTCGTCATGGGCGGCCCGATGATGGGCTTCACGCTGCAAAGCATGGACGCGCCTATCGTCAAGACCACCAATTGCCTGCTTGCCGGCACGCTGGAAGAGCTGCCCCCGCCGCCAGTGGCGCAGCCGTGCATTCGCTGTGGCTTCTGCTCGGAAGTGTGCCCGGCCAATCTGCTGCCGCAGCAGCTGCACTGGTTTGCCCTGGGCAAGGAATACGAGCAGCTCAATCGGCTGAACTTGTTCGACTGCATTGAGTGCGGTGCCTGTTCCTATGTGTGCCCGAGCAGCATTCCCCTGGTGCAGTACTACCGCGCCTCCAAGGCGGAAATCCGCGCGCTGGATCTGCAGGCGCACAAGGCCGACCACTCCAAGCAGCGCTTCGAGCAGCGCCAGGCGCGTTTGCAGCGCGAGGCCGAGCAGAAGGAGCTGGAGCGCCAGCAACGCGCCGAGAAGGCTGCGCGCCTGAAAGCTGCCAAGGAAGCAGAAGCGGCCAAGAGCGCCGAAGCATCGCCCGCCTCCGCGCCGGATGTCGAGCGCGTAGAGGCGCAGAAGCCCAGCGGGCTGTCACCTGAGCAAAAGCAGCTAAAGATCGCTGCAGCCACCGCGCAGATGGCGCTGAAAAAGGCGCAGAAACAGATCGCCGCGAATCCGGACAATGTCGACCTGCAGGCGCAGATTCCGGTGCTGGAGCAGGCCTGGAAGGATGCACAGGCGGCGTTCGATGCCGCTGCCGGCGACACGTCGGTCAAGCCGACACCACCGCCTGCCGCCGCCCCGGCAGACGACGAAGCCAAGCGCTTGAAGATCGAAGCGGCCATGGCCCGCGCTGCGCTGAAGAAGGCCGAACGCGCCGCGGGCGACACGCCGACCGAAGAGCAGGAAAAGGAAATCTATGCCCTGCGTGAGCAAGTCGCTGTTGCCGAAGCGCGTTTGCCCAAGGACGAGCCCGCCAAGAAACCTGTCGATGAGAACCTGAAGAAGGCCAAGGTCGAGCTGGCCATGGCCAAGGCTGAACTGAAGAAGGCCGAAAAGGCACTGGAAGCCAACCCGGATGATGCCGAGCTGCAGCAGTCTATCGAGCCGCTGCGTCAGCGCCAGCTCGATGCCCTGCGCGCGCTGGAGCAGGCCGAGGCTAGCAGCCCGGTTCCGCCGCCTGAACGCCAGTTGGTCGACAAGAAGCCCGTCGACGAAACCCTGCGCCAGCTGAAAACCGACATGGCCACGGCCAAGGCCGCGTTCAAGAAGGCCGAGCGCGAGGTGCAGGACGCGCGCGACAACGGTGGCGACATAGATGCTGCCGAAGCCCATCTGCTTAACACCCGCGAGGCACTGGACAAGGCCGCCAAGGCTTTCGCCGAGTACATGTCTGCCAAGGAGACGCGCTGA
- the rsxB gene encoding electron transport complex subunit RsxB produces the protein MSIVVTAILVVLALAVVFGAILGYAAIRFKVEGDPIVDQINNLLPQTQCGQCGHPGCKPYAEGIANGEPINKCPPGGESTIQALADLLDVEPLPLDAEHGEEKPRTVAYIREAECIGCTKCIQACPVDAILGAAKQMHTVIVDECTGCDLCVEPCPVDCIDMVPLPTTPATWKWDYPLPGETLIATDAQRGAA, from the coding sequence ATGAGTATTGTCGTGACCGCCATTCTGGTTGTGCTGGCCCTGGCCGTCGTGTTCGGCGCGATCCTCGGGTATGCCGCCATTCGCTTCAAGGTCGAGGGCGACCCGATCGTCGACCAGATCAACAACCTGCTGCCGCAGACCCAGTGCGGCCAGTGCGGCCACCCCGGCTGCAAGCCCTACGCCGAAGGCATCGCCAATGGCGAGCCGATCAACAAATGCCCGCCCGGTGGCGAGTCGACCATTCAGGCGCTGGCTGATCTTTTGGATGTGGAGCCGCTGCCGCTGGATGCCGAGCACGGCGAAGAGAAGCCGCGCACCGTGGCCTACATTCGCGAGGCCGAATGCATCGGCTGCACCAAGTGCATCCAGGCCTGCCCGGTGGATGCGATCCTCGGTGCGGCCAAGCAGATGCATACGGTGATCGTTGATGAGTGCACCGGTTGCGACCTGTGCGTGGAGCCCTGCCCGGTCGACTGCATCGACATGGTGCCGCTGCCGACCACACCGGCCACCTGGAAGTGGGACTACCCGCTGCCCGGCGAAACCCTGATCGCCACCGACGCCCAACGAGGTGCCGCCTGA
- the rsxA gene encoding electron transport complex subunit RsxA — protein MTEFALILISTILVNNFVLVQFLGLCPFMGVSGKLETAIGMSMATTFVLTLASILSYLTFQYLLVPFGLEFLRTISFILVIAVVVQFTEMVVHKTSPLLYRVLGIFLPLITTNCAVLGVALLNTNRAEQTFMKSAIYGLGAAVGFSLILILFAGLRERIAIADVPVPFRGAAIGMITAGLMSLAFMGFTGLIRL, from the coding sequence ATGACGGAATTTGCCCTAATTCTGATCAGTACCATTCTGGTCAACAACTTCGTGCTGGTGCAGTTTCTCGGGCTATGTCCGTTCATGGGCGTGTCCGGCAAGTTGGAGACGGCGATCGGCATGTCGATGGCGACCACCTTCGTGCTCACGCTGGCGTCCATTCTCAGTTACCTGACCTTCCAGTACCTGCTGGTGCCGTTCGGCCTGGAATTTCTGCGGACCATCTCGTTCATTCTGGTGATCGCCGTGGTGGTGCAGTTCACCGAGATGGTGGTGCACAAGACCAGCCCCCTGCTCTACCGCGTGCTGGGCATCTTCCTGCCGCTGATCACCACCAACTGCGCTGTACTCGGTGTGGCGCTGCTTAATACCAATCGCGCCGAGCAAACCTTCATGAAGTCGGCCATCTATGGCCTGGGCGCGGCGGTGGGCTTCTCGCTGATCCTGATTCTGTTCGCCGGCTTGCGCGAGCGTATCGCTATTGCCGACGTTCCCGTTCCGTTCCGTGGCGCCGCCATCGGCATGATCACTGCCGGGTTGATGTCGCTGGCGTTCATGGGCTTCACCGGCCTGATCAGGTTGTAA